Below is a genomic region from Sporichthyaceae bacterium.
CAGACGCTGGCCGCGGGGCGCGGCGCGGTGGCCGTGTCCCGGTTGGCCGATCGGGTGGGCGTCCACCGGCGCGACGTGGGCTGGCTGCACCATCACCTCGGGGTACTCGGCGGGATCCCCGGTCCGGCAACGTTCACCGACGACGACGGTGCCCGGCTGAGGCTGCGTCAGCAGGCCTCCGCCGTCGCCGGGGCCACCGCGGTGGTGCTGATGCGAGCGCTGCTCGACCCGGCCTACGGACTGTGGTTGACCGCCGGTATCCATCTCGAGCCCGACCGCGAACCGGATGGCTGGGCGTTCGAGCAACGCTTCCGGGCGCAGCAGAACGCGGTGCATTCGGCGATCAGCCGGCAGGTCGTGGGCCCGATGGCCTGGCCCCGTTTCCTGGGCACCCCGCCGACCGCGCTGGCCCGCTTCATCAACCGATTCGCGGGCTTGACCGGGTATCGGTTCGGGTGGGTGGCCCTCGACGACGTCGGGGATGAGCGCAAGAACGCGGCGCTCGCCGTGCTGAGCGCCGCGCTGATGGCCGGCGTCCCGGTACCGGTGTATCTGGGCCGCCCCGCCGACCGGCACGTGGTGCTGGCGCTGCCCGGGCCGGCGACCGACCCGCCACCGGAGCACCTTCGGGTTTACGACCCGGCCGCCGGCGCGGTGCTGGACGTCGCCGCATCCTCGTGGGCCGCCGGTGCGGCCGGGGTGAGCGGCTGGGAACGGCTGGAGGGCGTGGTAGTGCCGCGGCGCCGGGAGAACTGAGGATTCGTCAGGCGAGCTGCGGGGTCAGGTCCAACCGATAGCCGTGGCCGCGCAGTGTGGTGATGCCGGGTACCCGGGCCGGCGGTTCGGTGCGTCCGGCAGCAGCATCCAATCGGCGGCGCACCGCCGCGATATGCACATCGAGAGTCTTGGTGGAGCCGAACCAGTTCTCGTCCCACACGTCGGCCATCAGTACCTCGCGGCTCACCGCGTGGCCGGCCGAGCGGGCCAGGCGGGCCAGCAGATCGAATTCCTTGGCCCGTAGCTCCACCTCCGACCCACCCACCGAACAGCGCCGGGCGTGCGGATCGAGCACCAGGTCCCCGTCGCTGAACACCTCGCTGGGCGCTGAACCGTCCGCGGACAGCCGCCGCAGGTGCGCCCGGATGCGGGCGATGAGTTCGGTCATGCCGAACGGCTTGGTGATGTAGTCATCGGCGCCGGCCTCCAGGCCGACCACCACGTCCATTTCCTCGCGCCGCGCAGTCAGCATCACCAGCACACAGCCGGGCTGACGCACCCGCAGGTCTCGGCAGACCTCGACACCGTCCCGGTCCGGCAGGCCCAGGTCCAGCAACACCAGGTCGAAGGAGGTGCGGGTGGCCTCGATCAGCGCACTACCGCCGGTGCGTTGCCACACCACGTTGTGCCCGTTCGCGCGCAACGCCGCATCTACCCGGCGTCCGATCGCCTCGTCGTCCTCCACCAGCAACAATCGCGCCACGCACCGAAGGGTATGGCGCGGGAGTCGGCGTCGTCTGCGCGGGCGGTTAGCTGACGGCCAAACCAATCTTCATACCTGGTACACAGGGTGCGTCGGTCGGGCTCGGCGTCGACAATGAGCCCCGCGTCGGGGCGCGACGCGGCCTGGAGAGATCTGAGGGTGTGCATGACGGATCACGCGGCGGTGCCCGGGGCACCGACGGTGAGCCGACCCGTCGCGGTGGTTGCCGCGCTGGTCGCGGGCGGCGTGGCGTTGGATGTGTTGGTCCATCACGCCGAGGTGACCAACGCCCTGCTCGGGGTGCGCGGGGCGGACCGGCAGTGGCTGGCCATCGCCGGCCTGGCCGCGATGGCCCTGTGGATCACCGGTACCGCCACGCAGTTGGGCGTGTTGCGCATCACCCCGCCGGTAGGTCGACTGTTCGCCGTCCAGGTGGCCGCTTCGTTCGCGAACAGCCTGGTGCCCGGCGGCGTGGGCGGCATGGCGGTCAACGTCCGTTTCCTGCGCCGACACGGGCTGAACACCCGGGCGGGCATGGCCGCGGTGGGCATGAACTCTCTCGCCGGGCTGCTGGCTCACCTGGCGTTGTTGGCCGGAGTGGCCATCGCGGTGCCGGGGCGTTTCCACGAGGTGTGGCGCACGCTGAACGGCGACGTGCACGCGGCTATGTCCCGGCACCTGTTGGTCGGCTGCGGGGTGGTGGCGGCCCTGTTGCTGCTGGCCACGCTGGTCGCGGTGCTGCGTCGACGCGAGGTCCTGCGCGCCCGGGGTGAAGCGGTGCGCGCGGAGTTGGCCGCACTGCGGGACGTGCTGCGCCACCCGCGTCGTGCGGTGGCGTTGTGGGTGGGTGCGTTGGCGACCCCACTGCTGCACTGCCTGGTGCTGTTCGCGGTGCTGCACAGCCTCGAGGTGGGGATCAGCCCGATGACCGCGACCGCGGTCTACCTCACCGTGTCAACCGTGGCCGCGTTGATTCCCGCGCCCGGTGGGCTGGGCACCTTCGACGTGCTGCTCACCGGAGCGCTGGTCGCGGTCGGCGTGTACGGTCCCGCCGCGGTCGGTGCGGTGGTCGCCTACCGGTTGGTCACGGTGTGGCTGCCGCTGGTGCCCTCGGGCTGTGTGTTCGCGTTCCTGCTGCGCCGACGCGTCATCTGAGCGTGTGGTGATCACGCCGGCCAGTCCGCGGGCCAGCAGGGCGAGGGCCACCCCGGCAACCACGTCGAGCACGTAATGGTTGGCGGTGGCCACCACGGCCGTGCCGGTGAGCACCGGGTGCAGCACCGCGGGCGCGCGCAGGCTGTGCAGCCGGCCGGTGTGAGCGGTGATCGCCCACACGGTGAACACCACCCAGGTCGCCCAGGCCAGGTGCAGCGAGGGCATCGCCGCGTATTCGTCGGGCGGCGGATGCGCGGCCTGGCCGGTGCCCAGCGCGACGGCGATCGAGTCGGAGAATCCGGCCCCGGGCAACAGCCGCGGCGGGGCCACCGGGCACACCGCGAACACGATCAGGCCGGCCACGTTGGTCAGCACCAAGGTGTTGCGGGCCACCCGGTACACCGCTGGTGCAGCGAACCAGCACCACGCCAGCACACTCATGGCCAGCGTCAGGTGCGCCAGTTGGTACCACCAGGAGGCGATATCCCGCAGCGTCAGATGATGGGCGAGCCAGACATTGGCGGTGTGCTCCCAGTCCAGGTGCAGTCGACGTTCGGCACCGAGCACCGCCTGCCCGTCCGCCAACGCCTGCTCCCGGCGCGGCGCGGCGTGCCTGCGCACCCGGTCGTAGGCGAACAGCAGCAGCGCCACCACGACCAGCTCACCCGCGAGATGGGGACGAGGCGCGTCCCCTGCGCGCGCCAGTGCCGCGCGCCGCGGCAGGACCTCGCTGCTCACGCGGGTACGGCAACCGTTGTGTCGGCCAACGCGTACAGCTGGTGGGTACGGGTCAGCACGGTGTCCCAGTCCAGCGGCGGTGCGACGGACCGGTTGTGTGCGGCGATCGCGGCCCGTCGGGCCGGGTCGGTGGCCAGCGCGGCCAACTGCGCGGCCATCTGTGTGTCGTCCCGGGCGAGCAGACCCTCCCGGCCGTGCGCCACGAACTCCACCGTGCCACTCTGCGCCCGGGCCAGCACCGGTACCCCCGCGCAGCGCGCCTCCAGCGCCGCGATGCCGAACGACTCCAGCACCGCCGGGGCCAGGAACATGTCCGCGCGGGCCAGCGCGCGACGCACATCCGCCCGTGGCCGGACCCCCGCCAGCACCACCTCGGAGTGCAGCTGATGGCGGGTCAACCAACGCTGCATGCGGGGTCGCATCGGGCCGTCACCGAGCACCAGCAGGCGCAGCCGGACCTCGGCGGGCAGCTGTGCGCGCGCGTCGCGCAGGATGCGCAGCAGCGGCAGCGACCGTTTGCGGGAGGTCAGTCGCATCACCGCTACCGCCACCACGTCGCGCGTCTCGCGGGGGGTGGGCGTCACCTGCCAGGCGGCTACGTCCACCCCGTTCGGCAGTACGTGCACGGGGGTATCGCCGAGCATGCCGCGCAGCGGCGCGGCCGCCACCTCACTGACCGCGGTCCACACCGCCGGCCAGGTCGGCCATCGCCACACCCCGCGGAACAGTTGGAAGCCGGCCTCGGCGGGGCCGAGGATTGAGTGCATGGTGAATACCGTTGGCAACTCGGCGGCCAGCGCGGCTGCGGTGAACGCCAACGGCGAGAAGGGCGCGCCGTGCACGTGCACCACGTCGAAGCGGCCGGTCCGCAATGCTTGGCGCAGCACGGCGCGCACCGGGGCCCTCATGCCGGGCATGGTGCCCGCCTCGGCCAACCGGTGTACCACCACACCGGCTCCGACGGTGCCGCCGTCCTGGCCGGGCCGGCGCGGCGTGGAGGTCAACACCGTTACCCGATGGCCGGCGGCGACCTGTCGGGCGGCCAGGTCACGGACCTGCAACTCGATGCCGCCGCAGCGCGGCAGGTAGAAATCGGTGACATGGGCGATGCGAAGTGGACGGTGGGCGACCGGGCCGGGCACCGCGGGCAGGGCGACCGCGCCCACCGGTGGAGCTGACATGACCTTCACTCTCGTCTCGTTTCACGCCCACCCCGACGACGAGACGTTGCTCACCGGCGGCACCCTGGCGCGGGCAGCGGCCGAAGGGCATCGCGTGGTGCTGGTGGTGGCCACCGCCGGCGAGGCCGGTCTGGCGGCCGACAGCGGCGGGCGTCTCGGCGCGCGCAGGCTATGCGAGCTCAGGCAAGCGGCCGGTGAACTCGGCTGTGCGCGTGTCGAGGTCCTCGGGTATCCGGACTCGGGTTCGCTGTCGCCGGCGCCCGCGGGTTCGTTCGCCGCGGTGCCGATCGCCGAACCGGCCGCTCGATTGGCCGCGATCCTGCGCGAGGAGGCCGCCGACGTGCTCACCGTCTACGACGCGGCAGGCGGGTACGGGCATCCCGATCACATCGCGGTGCACCACGTGGGGTTGGCCGCGGCCCGACTGGCGGGCACCCGATGCGTGCTGGCCGCGACTCTCGACCGCACCGCGTTGCGCCGGGCGGCCCGGTTGTTGTCGTGGCTGCCGCGGGTCCCGGCGGACTTCGGCCCGGACCGATTCGTGGCCGCGTACACCGCGCGCGAACAGCTCACCCACCGCATCGACGTGCGCGGTTACACCGACGCGAAACGACGCGCCATCGCCGCACACGTCAGCCAGCGGGGCGGCGGGGACTCCATCCGTACGCTGGCCATGTTGTTGCGGCTCCCCCGGCCGGTGTTCCACCGATTGTTGGGTGCCGAGTGGTTCGTCGAGATCGGCCGCCC
It encodes:
- a CDS encoding response regulator transcription factor codes for the protein MARLLLVEDDEAIGRRVDAALRANGHNVVWQRTGGSALIEATRTSFDLVLLDLGLPDRDGVEVCRDLRVRQPGCVLVMLTARREEMDVVVGLEAGADDYITKPFGMTELIARIRAHLRRLSADGSAPSEVFSDGDLVLDPHARRCSVGGSEVELRAKEFDLLARLARSAGHAVSREVLMADVWDENWFGSTKTLDVHIAAVRRRLDAAAGRTEPPARVPGITTLRGHGYRLDLTPQLA
- a CDS encoding lysylphosphatidylglycerol synthase transmembrane domain-containing protein, producing MTDHAAVPGAPTVSRPVAVVAALVAGGVALDVLVHHAEVTNALLGVRGADRQWLAIAGLAAMALWITGTATQLGVLRITPPVGRLFAVQVAASFANSLVPGGVGGMAVNVRFLRRHGLNTRAGMAAVGMNSLAGLLAHLALLAGVAIAVPGRFHEVWRTLNGDVHAAMSRHLLVGCGVVAALLLLATLVAVLRRREVLRARGEAVRAELAALRDVLRHPRRAVALWVGALATPLLHCLVLFAVLHSLEVGISPMTATAVYLTVSTVAALIPAPGGLGTFDVLLTGALVAVGVYGPAAVGAVVAYRLVTVWLPLVPSGCVFAFLLRRRVI
- a CDS encoding glycosyltransferase family 4 protein, translating into MSAPPVGAVALPAVPGPVAHRPLRIAHVTDFYLPRCGGIELQVRDLAARQVAAGHRVTVLTSTPRRPGQDGGTVGAGVVVHRLAEAGTMPGMRAPVRAVLRQALRTGRFDVVHVHGAPFSPLAFTAAALAAELPTVFTMHSILGPAEAGFQLFRGVWRWPTWPAVWTAVSEVAAAPLRGMLGDTPVHVLPNGVDVAAWQVTPTPRETRDVVAVAVMRLTSRKRSLPLLRILRDARAQLPAEVRLRLLVLGDGPMRPRMQRWLTRHQLHSEVVLAGVRPRADVRRALARADMFLAPAVLESFGIAALEARCAGVPVLARAQSGTVEFVAHGREGLLARDDTQMAAQLAALATDPARRAAIAAHNRSVAPPLDWDTVLTRTHQLYALADTTVAVPA
- a CDS encoding PIG-L family deacetylase, whose product is MTFTLVSFHAHPDDETLLTGGTLARAAAEGHRVVLVVATAGEAGLAADSGGRLGARRLCELRQAAGELGCARVEVLGYPDSGSLSPAPAGSFAAVPIAEPAARLAAILREEAADVLTVYDAAGGYGHPDHIAVHHVGLAAARLAGTRCVLAATLDRTALRRAARLLSWLPRVPADFGPDRFVAAYTAREQLTHRIDVRGYTDAKRRAIAAHVSQRGGGDSIRTLAMLLRLPRPVFHRLLGAEWFVEIGRP